The Zonotrichia albicollis isolate bZonAlb1 chromosome 9, bZonAlb1.hap1, whole genome shotgun sequence genome has a window encoding:
- the TBL1XR1 gene encoding F-box-like/WD repeat-containing protein TBL1XR1 — protein sequence MSISSDEVNFLVYRYLQESGFSHSAFTFGIESHISQSNINGALVPPAALISIIQKGLQYVEAEVSINEDGTLFDGRPIESLSLIDAVMPDVVQTRQQAYRDKLAQQQAAAAAAAAATNQQGSAKNGENTANGEENGAHTIANNHTDMMEVDGDVEIPPNKAVVLRGHESEVFICAWNPVSDLLASGSGDSTARIWNLSENSTSGSTQLVLRHCIREGGQDVPSNKDVTSLDWNSEGTLLATGSYDGFARIWTKDGNLASTLGQHKGPIFALKWNKKGNFILSAGVDKTTIIWDAHTGEAKQQFPFHSAPALDVDWQSNNTFASCSTDMCIHVCKLGQDRPIKTFQGHTNEVNAIKWDPTGNLLASCSDDMTLKIWSMKQDSCVHDLQAHNKEIYTIKWSPTGPGTNNPNANLMLASASFDSTVRLWDVDRGICIHTLTKHQEPVYSVAFSPDGRYLASGSFDKCVHIWNTQTGALVHSYRGTGGIFEVCWNAAGDKVGASASDGSVCVLDLRK from the exons ATGAGTATAAGCAGTGATGAGGTTAACTTCCTGGTATATAGATACTTGCAAGAGTCAG GGTTTTCCCATTCAGCATTTACCTTTGGTATAGAGAGCCATATCAGCCAGTCTAATATAAATGGTGCTCTGGTGCCACCAGCTGCTTTGATTTCCATCATCCAGAAAGGTCTGCAGTATGTAGAGGCAGAAGTCAGTATTAATGAG GATGGTACCTTGTTTGATGGTAGGCCGATAGAGTCTCTCTCACTGATAGATGCAGTGATGCCTGATGTGGTACAGACAAGACAACAGGCCTACAGAGACAAACTTGCACaacagcaggcagcagctgctgcagctgcagctgccaccaaCCAACAGGGATCAgcgaaaaatggagaaaatactGCAAATGGAGAGGAGAATGGAGCACACACTATAGCAA ATAATCACACGGATATGATGGAAGTAGATGGAGATGTGGAAATCCCTCCCAACAAGGCAGTGGTGCTGCGTGGCCACGAGTCCGAAGTGTTCATCTGTGCCTGGAATCCCGTCAGTGACCTTCTGGCCTCAGG GTCTGGCGATTCGACGGCGCGGATCTGGAACCTGAGCGAGAACAGCACGAGCGGCTCCACGCAGCTGGTGCTGCGGCACTGCATCCGCGAGGGCGGGCAGGATGTGCCCAGCAACAAGGACGTCACCTCGCTGGACTGGAAC AGTGAAGGTACACTTCTAGCAACTGGGTCTTACGATGGCTTTGCAAGGATATGGACTAAAGATG GTAATCTTGCCAGCACCTTAGGGCAACATAAAGGTCCTATATTTGCGTTAAAATGGAACAAGAAAGGAAACTTCATTTTAAGTGCAGGAGTGGACAAG ACCACAATTATTTGGGATGCCCACACTGGCGAAGCCAAGCAGCAGTTTCCTTTTCATTCTG caCCAGCATTAGATGTTGATTGGCAGAGTAACAACACATTTGCCTCTTGCAGTACAGACATGTGTATTCATGTTTGTAAACTAGGACAAGATAGGCCCATCAAAACCTTCCAGGGTCACACA AATGAAGTAAATGCAATCAAATGGGATCCAACTGGTAATCTGCTGGCATCCTGCTCTGATGACATGACTCTAAAG ATCTGGAGTATGAAACAAGACAGTTGTGTCCATGATTTACAAGCACACAACAAAGAAATTTATACTATCAAATGGAGTCCTACAGGACCAGGAACAAATAATCCAAATGCCAATCTTATGTTAGCAAG TGCATCCTTTGATTCTACTGTTAGGTTATGGGATGTAGACAGAGGAATTTGTATTCATACTCTGACAAAACATCAAGAACCTGTGTACAGTGTAGCTTTCAGTCCTGATGGCAGGTACCTGGCCAGTGGCTCCTTTGATAAATGTGTACACATCTGGAATACACAG ACAGGTGCCCTAGTTCACAGTTATCGGGGAACAGGAGGGATTTTTGAGGTTtgctggaatgcagcaggaGACAAAGTTGGAGCAAGTGCTTCAGATGGTTCA GTTTGTGTACTAGACCTCCGGAAATAG